The genomic interval AGTTGTAACAAACCACAACAGAAagaacctcctctctgtcttaaAATCAGGAGCTAATGTGTTTCACTTTCCTCCGTCCCCTcccctgcccctcccctctccttgaTGTTGCAGTAAACAGGATTAAAAGGGCCCAGCTGTGTGGGGTTATTGTTGGTGTCAGTAGGAAGTGCTGATAGCTTCTGCAACTGAACAAAAGCTGGATGAGAGAGCAGAGGGGCGCTCCAGACTCACTGGCTCCAGACAAGATTTTCTCCCACAATACTTGCTCTGCACTCCCATTGTTTCAGACCACTGGCTCTCCCCATCCCCAACATGACCTGTGAAAGAGGATGTCACTCTCCTCACACAGCAACAACTCTCTCTAGAGGCTGGGGAAGAAGATGAGTTTTGCTTAGCGAGTACAAGTAAAATGCAGGGATTTTTTTTAAAGGGGGTTAATTGTCCAGTTAAGAAATGCTGATTTAATAACATTTGCATAATCAATTCCATGCACTTAATTATGATACATGCTTTGATAAAAAATGAATGTTCCACATGCCGTATTTCCAGTGCATTAGTTGAGCATTTCACATAGACCAACTGAATTACTCATTCAAACCACATATTTTGGGGGGAAATACCAGATGCTAACAATTACATTCTTCTCCGTTTTCACTTGGTGCTTTCATGCCTTCTCTTGTTTGGTTCTCTGTCTCACAATGAATTGCAAGTTTGTGGAAAACTCTGCACAATTATACAAGTTGCGAAATTTATTTGAATCTATTTACTAAGTAAAAAGAAAAACGAATTAAAATCTAATTCTGGTGGATTACAGCCAGATAGACAGGCACTGAAACTGCAACATTGTAAGATATTTTATATCAGTGTAAAATATACAATGTTTTACTTGATGAATTTCCTTATGAAAAAAAGAAGGGGAATTCAGGAACTGTCATTTTACATTCAAAGCCCtctgtctttttttattttacaagCCTTTGGAGCTTGAGTGAGCAAGCGAGAGACAATGGCAGTTTGCaggtgtgtggggcagtaatctCTTCACTGAGTGGTTTAACGTGATAAATGAATAACGATTTTGGGCAGACAGTTTGTTCTCAGGGTTTGTGCTGTGCAGGTGAATGGGGGGATTGTGAGCCCCGTTGTTTGAGGTCTCCATGGACACCGCCCGCGCGGCGCCGGGCTGACAGCCGTCAGGGACTACATGAATGGGTGACGTCGCGGAACTGGCGCCCGGCGGTCTGCGTCAGCTTGTTTGGATGATCTGTGGAAGATTCAAAACAGagcaattcacataccgcccggCGCTCAGTGGGAACATGTGAACGAATCTGTGAAACTATTCATTGGAAGAGTTAAGGCTTAATGTGTATTGAGATTTGTGAATTGAAAGAGATTTATTGCATAGGATATAGCTTATCTTATACTTTAAATCATAATTTGCATACAATAATGCAACATCTATAGCTGCTAAATAACTGCCAAATTAATTGATGCTATTAAAACATTAATTTGGATAAGATTTGTTGAATGGTCAAATGCAGATTGGTGTATTTCGTTTATAATAAAATGCGATATTATGCACTTTTCAGTTGATTAAAACATAATACTTATGAACAAAAACATTAATTTTGAGGGTAGCATTCTGCAGAACTGGGATGTGCAGAATGCTTGGTCGTCTTCTCTATTTTATCGAAATTATAAATGGACTGGCTTTTTTTCAGTAGGCTATAGACATCCCCAAGAAAAACATATATTGATGTGACAGGTCAGGTTATGTACCGTAAGACTGAGTTCCAATCGGTCTACAGTTAAAAGCCTATTAATCTAGTTATTGCAGCATTCTTCATGACTAAGCTCCACACCCACGTCTCCGGGCGGTCTCTACACCTGCAGAGTCCACGGTCAAAGGACAGCTGGGAAATTTGTTTCCATTTGTAACACCATCATTTAGCAGATTGTAAAGATTGATAAACACCCCGTCTCTAATGGTAGCGAGGACTGGAGGACCGCCCCTCCGATGCATGCGGGAGTTTCTCATTGGTCCAACGCTTCAAAATGTACCCGCTTTAGTCACTCCCCGAATCCTGCTGGAGAGATAAATGCAGCGTGAGTTCCCTTCAGAGCCACAAACTGTCAGAATTCGCTTGACTGTAACAGTCTGAGAATTCTCACCAGGATACCAGAACTCGCATCTACTTGACCTCTTTTTCGTATATTGCTCTTCACTCTTCAAGACGTCAGAACAAGAGAAAATGAAAGTTGTCGGATCTACCTGCACTCTCAAGAACACCGAGGACATGGTCCGGTGTCTCTCCGAACAGAGTATGGCCATCTCCAAGTGCAAGATCCCAATGCTGGACGAGCAGATGAGTGTATTTCTGCAGGACATGAACAGTTGCTACAGCAAGCTGAAGGAGCTGGTGCCCACTCTGCCAGCCAACAAGAAAGCCAGTAAGATGGAGATTCTGCAGCATGTCATCGACTATATCTGGGACCTACAGGTCGAGCTGGACGCACCCGGCAAACAGCAGGCCACAGATGCACCCCGGACCCCTCTGACAACCCTCAATGCAGAAAtcgccagcatctctgtggaggTATGTGTACAGAACAATTCCATCAACGCAATTTCAGGAAAATATATTATTGCCATGAATTACATATTCAAGTGTAAAAAGGACACCACTGCATAATCCTGTGCTAAAACAAAGTTGTTATCTGTGTGTTAAAATGTACCATTACCACTCTTCCTTTTCACAGAACGGATGCTCCGATGACAGAATTCTCTGCCGCTGATCAAGCAACAGATATAACCATTAACCGAAGCAACATGAAGAACGATGTTGGCCAGCCATGGATGACATTTCGTCGCATTTTATGTCTTGCATCAAGCAGTGAAGCGACGTGACGTAGATAAACATTCTGAGTTGAAACTACGAAGTGTCAGGTCAGGAGAGCTGTCCCCACGCAGCCACAGGTGTCCTGTTGTCACCAAGAAGAGCGGCGCGCTCGGTGAAGACGCGTGCTGGTCGAGCTGAGACTGAGGATGGTCATCAACAACATAGCATCCTAACCCAACGAGCTCTCTTCGATGTTGATACATGTTGGACTTTATGCGAAATAATCTTTCATTCCTTATTATCTTTTCTGTATTTTGAGCAATTTATATGtagaaaatatttatattttaaaatGTCAATTTCTCAGATTGCTGAGCTATATTTGTATTGTATATTACAATGATTCAGATGTGATCCCCAATATTGTTTTTATAACAATGTACTTCTCGTGTTTTTATTAAAACAATATATGTTAGGTGACTTCACTTTTCTTCTTGTTTTATTCACAACACGTGTTGTTCGCTGTAGACCTGCTACCTTGGTTTGAACTGCGGGTCAGACATTCACTTGGAACGGTTACATTTGCAGACTGAACATAGTCTTGGCAGGCATGGAAAATTACAATTAGTTCAATCAATGTACAGAGAGGCATGTCTTTGGATCTACTAAGTAACCAAACCATGACAACTACAGTAGTATTTTGTTGAACAATCATGGCAATAAGGTGATCACAATATTTGCATGAAAACATCAATGAGGTTAATATATAGTTAGTAACTTACACAGCTATTACACTAGAATGTTATCCAAACTATTTAATTAATAAGAGCGCATTCAACAGGCTAATCTAGTGATGTTTTCATAATAGACCTTTGCCATTTGTGTAATTTAAATATAAAACCGCCTCCTAATTGAAATAACCTCGACTCTTGgggaaaaaggtgctatctagaacctcaaagggttatttggctatccccataggagaacccattgaagaacccttttatgGTTCCAGGTCGAACCTGGAACCAAAGAGTGTTGTCCTACAGGGAGAGCAGAATAACCCGTTTTTTAAGAGTACCAAAGGCATTCACCACGGCCCTAAAATAGGTTCATGAATATTCATCAACTAAATTATTTTGGTTGAGAGAATATATGAGAATTATTAATTTGGGATTTATTTTCTCATATTCACAGTTTCAAAGTTGTTCTAACTTTCCCTAGtattctctctgtcacacacacagcgAGTCTATTTTCTTGGCTGCGATGCCGGGCCATCTGCAGCCTGGCTCACGGATTTCTGTTTGTTAATGTTTCAATCAGCTGTGCGTCGAGGAATGTGAGGCTACTTAACCTGAATTTCGCCAGGTGTGCGGCGGCGCCACTCTGTCTGGGCCCGCCTGCCCTTGGCACGATGCtatcacacaaacacaatccCACACTGACTCGGCTTTAAAACATTAGCGCTGCAGCTGTGCGTACTGCACTGCAGGGGATTTTGAGCCGCGTCACATCTGGGAATGGAAATAAATACAACTGTTGAATAGAGGGCTACTATCTATCATAGCTTTGTCCTGCACTCTCCCGGCTTATGTTGAGCTATTTTAACTTCTGTTGGAATTCCATTGTTGAGCCATGAACATTAAACTAATGGTTATAACGCGCTGAGGTCATGAGAAACAGAGACAAAGAAACCGTAGCTGCCCTTGTCACATCTTGTATAATAGTAGGCTATAATGGTCAGGTGAGTAACACTATTACAAGAGTTCACTTTGCTCATAAACTGGTCTAATCAAGATAGGTAATTCCTTTCAAATTTGGAAATTAATGTTAATTTTATAGTTGGCACAACTCTTTACTCTTTGTAGACTATAATAATATTACTCTGTTGGATAAGAACATAACTAAGAAATGTAGCCAATGATCAAAATAATATATAAAGCAATGTGCCATTAAAACGTTATACATGACAATATATTATTCAATGCATCTGAAAGAGGCAACGAAGATGGTAAAAAAAGGAATCCATGCAAATCTTCTTCAATAATACCTACTTTATAATGACGAGTAGTGTCAATTCAATAGTGTCAATTCCATTGTATTTCATTCTACTGCACTAAACGTAGGCCTCCTGAAGCAAGCAGACACAGGGTCGTATAGCGCCCTCTTGTGGTGGCACACGGATAGTACAGACAGCCCTTTACATTATTTTCATAGCCAGTCATTTGGCGATGAAGTGACAGAACGTTTTTCACGATTGTAGACTCTAGACTGGACACAGTGCAGCAATGTAACCCCAAGCAGTGACATGGGGCTAGACACCTAGACACGCCCTCTGTCCACCGTTTATGCATGAGGAGGGCCACCAAAATGGAATGCCCTGCTTAAATGTATCCTCGTGTATCCACGtcacagatatacagtacatttactTCAGTTTGTGTGCCTACAATAGATGCAATGAAAAAAACAACTATATTATTATAGCCTATCAAAGTAGGATGGCTATCAATCCTTTCTGAATGAAAGAGCATCCCTGTTGGCTAACAATTTTACCAGAGTGATAGGGGTGCTGTTCTCTGTTTGGCTGGGCTGTTTGAAGCACAGATAGAACAAGGAGCCAGATGTTACACCTGATGCATTAATCTGAAGCACCCAGTTGGAATTTCCAGTCTAAACAGCTTTAGTGGGGCAGCTGCTGAGGCCATACCTAAGAGTTCAGGGAGGACGAGGAAAGCAGTCCCATTGTGGAAGGAGGAGTGTGGGGAAATAGTGAGGAGTAGGAACAGAGCATTTAGAGTACTGAAAGGGACACATCACTTCAAACATCTGATTCAGTATAAGCAGGTCCAGGCCCCAGTGAGGTGAACTATCTGTCAGGCAAAGAGGTTGTGTTGGCGTCGGTTCTGTGACACCATTGGACGACACCTGTGGGAGAAGTGTGGGGGATGATCAGAAGGGAGTGGGATCCTCCAGTGTTGATGAGTGGGGAGGATATGGGCAGTAACAGATGAGGAGAAGGCAGAGATGAGGGCCAAAGCGTTTGTCCAAGTGCACAACTCTGCACATTTTTCAGAGGACGggcagagcgggagagagacaacgagagacaACGAGAGACGACGAGAGACGACGAGAGACGACGAGAGACGACGAGAGATGACGAGAGACGACGAGAGATGACGAGAGACAACGAGATGCGTTGAATGCACAACCATGGCAGAGATGAAATGGACGATAGGTAAAGGCTGGGTTATTGGTGTTGTACAACAGAGTTTAGGAGGGGAAACTACCAGGCAGCAGGAAGGAGGCAGTAGTGGGAACAATCCGGAAGACAGGGAAGGACCCGATGAGGCCAACTAACTATCGGCCAATAGCTTTAACATAATATGTATGTAAGATTATGGAAAGTATGATTACGGAGAGGTTAACTTACTTCCTGGAGAGCAGGGGGCTAGTATGGCCACATCAGAGTGGGTTCAGGGAGGGGAACTATGGACCCAGTGCTCTGCTTAGAAGCAGAGGTCAGGAAGGGGAGGGGAACTATGGACCCAGTGCTCTGCTTAGAAGCAGAGGTCAGGAAGGGGAGGGGAACTATGGACCCAGTGCTCTGCTTAGAAGCAGAGGTCAGGAAGGGGAGGGGAACTATGGACCCAGTGCTCTGCTTAGAAGCAGAAGTGAGGAAGGCTCGGGTGAACAAGGAGACTGTTGTAGCTGTCTTTTTTGATGTGGAGAAGGTGTATGATATAATGTGGAAGGAGGGGTCGTTAATCAAGATTGATATTATGGGGGTAGGAGGAAGAACGTacaactggataaaggatttCCT from Oncorhynchus keta strain PuntledgeMale-10-30-2019 chromosome 27, Oket_V2, whole genome shotgun sequence carries:
- the LOC118378707 gene encoding DNA-binding protein inhibitor ID-1-like; protein product: MKVVGSTCTLKNTEDMVRCLSEQSMAISKCKIPMLDEQMSVFLQDMNSCYSKLKELVPTLPANKKASKMEILQHVIDYIWDLQVELDAPGKQQATDAPRTPLTTLNAEIASISVENGCSDDRILCR